One part of the Ursus arctos isolate Adak ecotype North America unplaced genomic scaffold, UrsArc2.0 scaffold_14, whole genome shotgun sequence genome encodes these proteins:
- the ELL gene encoding RNA polymerase II elongation factor ELL: MAALKEARSYGLSCGRVSDGSKVSVFHVKLTDSALRAFESYRASQESVSLRPSIRFQGSQGHISIPQPDCPTEARTFSFYLSNIGRDSPQGSFDCIQQYVSSHGDVHLDCLGSIQDKITVCATDDSYQKARQSMAQAEEETRSRGAIVIKAGGRYLGKKVQFRKPAPGATDAVPSRKRATPINLASAIKKSSVGGISGGSGVSQRPFRDRVLHLLALRPYRKAELLLRLQKDGLAQADKDALDGLLQQVANVNAKDGTCTLKDCVYKDVQKDWPGYSEGDQQLLKRMLVRKLCQPQSAVGLPGDSAASSPPREHGSSASPPQKRSQPPDFIDSLVSKKTRISHFTQRAQPPINGKLSAPHGREALLPTPGPLAGTDTHLPPRLEPPRLEPPRLEPPRLEPPRAHDPLADVSNDLGHGGRDCEHGEVATPAPTTCLSLPLLTDCAQPSRPHGGSSRSKSKKKSKKHKDKERAAEDRHRARLPDHMPSPLGAPPDAPGLNGTCSSSSVPTSTSETPDYLLKYATISSSEQRQSYKNDFNAEYSEYRDLHARIEQITRRFTQLDAQLRQLSQGSEEYETTRGQILQEYRKIKKTNTNYSQEKHRCEYLHSKLAHIKRLIAEYDQRQLQAWP, translated from the exons GAGTCTGTTTCACTGAGACCGTCAATCCGATTTCAAGGAAGTCAAGGG cacaTCTCTATCCCCCAGCCTGACTGCCCCACAGAGGCACGGACgttctccttctacctctccaACATTGGCCGTGACAGCCCCCAGGGCAGCTTCGACTGCATCCAGCAATATGTCTCCAG CCATGGGGATGTTCACTTGGACTGCCTGGGCAGCATCCAGGACAAAATCACGGTGTGTGCCACCGACGACTCCTACCAGAAAGCACGGCAGAGCATGGCACAGGCCGAGGAGGAGACACGGAGCCGTGGTGCCATCGTCATCAAGGCTGGAGGCCGCTACCTGG GCAAGAAGGTTCAGTTTCGGAAACCAGCCCCGGGGGCCACGGATGCTGTGCCCTCCCGGAAGCGGGCGACCCCCATCAACCTGGCGAGTGCCATCAAGAAGAGCAGTGTCGGTGGCATTAGCGGGGGCAGTGGGGTGTCTCAGAGGCCTTTCCGGGACCGGGTGCTGCACCTCCTGGCGCTGAGGCCCTACCGGAAGGCCGAGCTGTTGCTGCGGCTACAGAAGGACGGCCTGGCCCAGGCGGACAAGGATGCGCTGGATGGCCTCCTCCAGCAG GTGGCCAACGTAAATGCCAAGGATGGCACGTGCACGTTGAAGGACTGTGTGTATAAGGACGTGCAGAAGGACTGGCCTGGATACTCGGAAGGGGACCAGCAGCTACTGAAGCGGATGCTTGTCCG GAAGCTCTGCCAGCCACAGAGCGCAGTTGGCCTCCCTGGAGACTCTGCTGCCTCCAGTCCTCCCAGAGAACACGGAAGCTCAGCCTCACCCCCTCAG AAACGATCACAGCCTCCTGATTTCATCGACTCCCTGGTCAGCAAGAAAACCAGGATATCACATTTTACCCAGAGAGCTCAGCCTCCCATCAATGGGAAGCTGAGTGCACCCCATGGCCGTGAGGCCTTGCTGCCCACTCCGGGCCCACTAGCTGGCACAGACACCCACCTGCCCCCGCGATTGGAGCCCCCGCGGTTGGAGCCCCCGCGGTTGGAGCCGCCAAGGTTGGAACCCCCAAGGGCCCATGACCCTCTGGCTGACGTCAGCAATGACCTGGGCCACGGTGGCCGGGACTGCGAGCACGGGGAAGTGGCCACCCCGGCCCCGACTACGTGCCTCAGCTTGCCCCTGCTGACGGACTGTGCCCAGCCCAGCAGGCCCCACGGTGGCTCATCGCGCAGCAAATCCAAGAAGAAGTCCAAGAAGCACAAAGACAAGGAGAGAGCCGCTGAGGACAGACACCGGGCCCGATTGCCAGACCACATGCCCAGCCCCCTAGGAGCCCCACCAGACGCCCCGG GTTTGAACGGGACCTGCAGCAGTTCAAGCGTCCCCACGTCGACCTCAGAGACACCCGACTACTTGCT AAAATACGCCACCATTTCCTCCTCGGAGCAGCGCCAGAGCTACAAAAACGACTTTAACGCGGAGTATAGCGAGTACCGGGACCTGCACGCTCGCATCGAGCAGATCACACGGCGTTTCACGCAGCTGGACGCCCAGCTCCGGCAGCTGTCGCAGGGCTCTGAGGAGTATGAG aCTACTCGGGGGCAGATCTTGCAAGAATATCGAAAAATCAAAAAG ACCAACACCAACTACAGCCAGGAGAAGCACCGCTGCGAGTACCTGCACAGCAAGCTGGCCCACATCAAGAGGCTCATCGCCGAGTACGACCAGCGGCAGCTGCAGGCCTGGCCCTAG